Proteins encoded together in one Vigna angularis cultivar LongXiaoDou No.4 chromosome 5, ASM1680809v1, whole genome shotgun sequence window:
- the LOC108338986 gene encoding nuclear-pore anchor isoform X9 gives MRRILTGPPCPAAVMGGETVAVPFVEISLPQGALAASLLDIADKAKTTDNERTSEVVENSEMESASNASTVEDRVLWSPESDMAVKVSSGNHVNNLNGCKLCAKPSTTRCSRCKAVQYCSVKCLIMDWKRHKVDCNARVDSAPTERPHEHVGMLQNSYEEEDNIQSFGTLSLECHPAGSKSFKSPTEVSEDPTNRVLLYLEDEVAKSRNETLLLQSEVDEWKSLANSEREKFQSLKKQSNYQMLVLKKEKESISDAEKKAYQVIHSLYKRLNHLQNAVQESNAEKRKLEEHVQCLESECADLKKVLQEEHRRAQRLTVESGKNHEAAKIAMKEVEAVRQEIQEEREHSQHLKENFRRDLVFAESRAAIAEEKLSDLYRKIRTSDYKICSVCLFNDKDLAFGCGHMTCRDCGSKLSRCPICREQITNYIKLFPG, from the exons CAGATAAAGCAAAAACAACTGATAATGAAAGAACCTCAGAGGTTGTTGAGAATTCTGAAATG GAGAGTGCCTCTAATGCTTCCACTGTTGAAGATAGAGTTCTGTGGAGTCCAGAATCAGATATGGCAGTGAAAGTTTCCAGTGGTAACCATGTTAACAATTTGAATGGCTGTAAACTATGTGCTAAGCCAAGTACCACAAGATGTTCACGATGCAAAGCTGTGCAATACTG cTCAGTGAAGTGCTTGATCATGGACTGGAAAAGGCATAAAGTGGACTGCAATGCAAGGGTGGATTCAGCTCCAACAGAAAGACCCCACGAACAT GTTGGAATGCTCCAGAATTCATATGAAGAGGAAGATAATATTCAATCATTTGGTACCCTTTCTTTGGAGTGTCATCCAG CAGGAAGCAAAAGTTTCAAGTCTCCGACTGAAGTATCAGAG GATCCTACCAACAGAGTGTTATTATATCTTGAGGACGAAGTAGCAAAGTCTag GAATGAGACTTTATTATTACAATCAGAAGTTGATGAGTGGAAGAGTCTAGCAAATTCTGAGAGAGAAAAATTTCAAAGCCTCAAAAAACAATCAAACTACCAG ATGCTTGTgttgaagaaggaaaaagaatcAATATCAGATGCAGAAAAGAAAGCTTACCAAGTGATTCATAGTTTATATAAAAGGCTAAACCACTTGCAG AATGCAGTGCAAGAAAGCAATGCGGAGAAGAGAAAGCTAGAAGAACATGTACAATGTTTAGAG AGTGAATGTGCTGACTTGAAGAAAGTACTGCAAGAAGAGCATAGACGTGCTCAACGTCTTACAGTGGAATCTGGCAAGAATCATGAAGCTGCAAAAATAGccatgaaagaagttgaagcaGTAAGACAGGAGATACAAGAAGAGAGAGAGCATTCCCAACATCTTAAGGAGAATTTTCGCAGAGATCTTGTATTTGCTGAATCTAGAGCTGCAATTGCTGAG GAAAAACTCAGTGATCTTTATAGGAAAATCAGAACGTCAGATTATAAG ATTTGTTCTGTATGCCTCTTCAATGACAAGGACTTGGCCTTTGGATGTGGACACATG ACTTGCAGAGACTGTGGATCAAAATTATCAAGGTGTCCTATATGCCGGGAGCAGATCACAAACTATATCAAGCTGTTTCCTGGTTGA